One genomic window of Glycine max cultivar Williams 82 chromosome 16, Glycine_max_v4.0, whole genome shotgun sequence includes the following:
- the LOC121173730 gene encoding uncharacterized protein produces the protein MFTSDEWTLNKLSKEPKGKEAAKVVLMLSFWNSVIYTLKVMAPLVKVLRLVDGERKPAMGYIYEAMDKAKETIIKSFNNNESKYKDVFAIIDKRWNCQLHRPLHAAAHFLNPEFFYDNTDLEFDFEVTNGLFECIKKLISQFDVQQKILTELHLYKIGVEHFGSDFAMAQRKTHSPSKKLLPFDRNFFMY, from the coding sequence ATGTTTACTTCTGATgaatggaccttgaacaagctatCTAAGGAGCCTAAGGGAAAAGAAGCTGCAAAGGTAGTGCTCATGCTTTCTTTTTGGAATAGTGTGATATACACTCTTAAAGTCATGGCTCCACTTGTGAAAGTGCTTCGTCTTGTTGATGGTGAAAGGAAACCAGCCATGGGCTATATTTATGAAGCAATGGACAAggcaaaagaaacaattatcaAATCTTTCAACAACAATGAAAGCAAGTACAAAGATGTGTTTGCAATCATTGATAAAAGATGGAATTGTCAGCTTCATAGGCCATTGCATGCAGCTGCCCACTTCTTAAATCCAGAGTTCTTTTATGACAACACTGacttggagtttgattttgaggtCACCAATGGTTTGTTTGAGTGCATTAAGAAGTTGATTTCACAATTTGATGTGCAACAGAAAATTCTAACCGAGTTGCATCTTTACAAGATTGGTGTTGAACACTTTGGTTCTGACTTTGCAATGGCTCAAAGGAAAACTCATTCTCCTAGTAAGAAACTTTTACCATTTGacagaaatttttttatgtattag